The following proteins are co-located in the Phragmites australis chromosome 10, lpPhrAust1.1, whole genome shotgun sequence genome:
- the LOC133930177 gene encoding nuclear transcription factor Y subunit B-8-like, giving the protein MTMHPQSPQANAPCTLTTEPTVPNEAAVTTEPPVPNTEMVIREQDSLMPIANVVRIMRRVLPPHAKISDDAKEVIQECVSEFISFVTGEANERCHTERRKTVTAEDIVWAMERLGFDDYVAPLGGYLQRMRDCEGTGRGSGRGDRAQTRAPCAPSVAMAALHGGQMHPAVYPLPYSTPMQAYAAVPMVPANLRPHFGGQYQMLGGEHSIPAYFGGAAFQAGGSQGRFCADEASSSNEEPPAAVGTGSE; this is encoded by the coding sequence ATGACCATGCATCCCCAGAGCCCTCAAGCCAATGCTCCTTGCACCTTGACAACGGAGCCCACCGTTCCCAACGAAGCAGCAGTGACGACTGAACCTCCGGTGCCCAACACGGAGATGGTCATCCGGGAGCAGGACAGCCTGATGCCGATTGCCAACGTGGTCCGCATCATGCGCCGCGTGCTCCCTCCCCACGCCAAGATCTCCGACGACGCCAAGGAGGTGATTCAGGAGTGCGTATCTGAGTTCATCAGCTTCGTCACCGGCGAGGCCAACGAACGATGCCACACCGAGCGCCGCAAGACCGTCACTGCCGAGGACATCGTGTGGGCCATGGAACGCCTGGGCTTCGACGACTACGTAGCGCCCCTCGGCGGCTACCTCCAGCGCATGCGCGACTGTGAGGGCACAGGCCGCGGCTCCGGGCGCGGTGACCGCGCCCAGACAAGGGCGCCCTGCGCGCCGTCCGTGGCCATGGCTGCGCTCCACGGCGGGCAGATGCACCCTGCCGTGTACCCGCTCCCGTACTCCACTCCGATGCAGGCGTACGCCGCCGTTCCCATGGTTCCAGCCAACCTTAGGCCACATTTCGGCGGCCAGTACCAGATGCTCGGTGGCGAGCACTCCATTCCTGCCTACTTCGGGGGAGCGGCGTTCCAAGCCGGTGGAAGCCAAGGAAGATTCTGCGCCGACGAGGCAAGCTCGTCGAATGAGGAGCCACCGGCGGCGGTGGGCACTGGGTCGGAGTAG